A window from Oncorhynchus mykiss isolate Arlee chromosome 9, USDA_OmykA_1.1, whole genome shotgun sequence encodes these proteins:
- the LOC110532662 gene encoding heterogeneous nuclear ribonucleoprotein A1 isoform X4, producing the protein MSKEAPREPEQLRKLFIGGLSFETTDESLRAHFEQWGSLTDCVVMRDPANKRSRGFGFVTYAGVNEVDAAMEARPHKVDGRLVEPKRAVSREDSSRPGAHVTVKKIFVGGIKEDTEDSHLRDYFEQFGKIEVIDIMTDRNSGKKRGFAFVTFDDHDAVDRIVIQKYHTLNGHNCEVRKALSRQEMQTTGMGRGGGGGGGNYGRGGGYGGDADSSVSGGRGGGYGGGDGGYNNGYGGGDGGYGGGPGGYGGGGNRGYGGGQGGYGGGQGGGYGGGNGYNDYNNGNGNGGNFGGGNFGGGGGGGGNGGGNGYNDFGSYNNQASNYGPMKGNNFGGSGGGGGSGGGGSGGGSGGGRNSGPYGGGYGGSSGGGGGGGGYGGGSGGRRF; encoded by the exons ATGTCGAAGGAG GCCCCACGTGAACCCGAACAGCTCCGCAAGCTGTTCATCGGAGGTCTGAGCTTCGAAACCACGGATGAGAGTTTGCGAGCACACTTCGAACAATGGGGATCTCTTACAGATTGTGTG GTAATGAGAGATCCAGCCAACAAGCGCTCCAGGGGGTTTGGATTTGTCACCTATGCTGGTGTGAATGAGGTTGACGCTGCCATGGAAGCACGTCCCCACAAGGTTGATGGTAGGCTCGTAGAGCCGAAGAGGGCGGTGTCCAGAGAGGACTCCAGCCGACCAGGTGCTCATGTCACagtgaaaaaaatatttgttggggGTATCAAGGAAGACACAGAAGACTCCCACCTGCGAGACTACTTTGAGCAATTTGGCAAGATTGAAGTAATTGACATTATGACTGACCGCAACAGTGGCAAGAAGAGGGGCTTTGCCTTTGTCACGTTTGATGACCATGATGCAGTGGACAGGATTGTTA TTCAGAAGTACCACACACTGAACGGTCACAATTGCGAAGTGAGGAAAGCCTTGTCCAGACAGGAGATGCAGACTACAGGAATGG gccgtggtggtggtggcggcggTGGCAACTATGGCAGAGGTGGGGGATACGGAG GTGATGCTGACTCGTCTGTTTCAGGAGGCAGAGGGGGTGGATATGGAGGTGGCGATGGTGGTTACAACAATGGTTATGGGGGAGGAGATG GTGGCTATGGAGGAGGACCtggtggttatggtggtggtggtaaccGTGGCTACGGTGGAGGACAAGGAGGTTATGGCGGAGGACAGGGTGGGGGCTACGGTGGCGGAAATGGTTATAACGACTACAACAATGGCAATGGCAACGGCGGGAACTTTGGCGGCG GTAACTTCGGCGGCGGTGGTGGTGGCGGCGGCAATGGTGGCGGAAATGGCTACAATGACTTTGGCAGCTACAACAACCAGGCTTCCAACTACGGCCCGATGAAGGGTAACAACTTTGGTGGCAGCGGTGGGGGTGGTGGCAGCGGCGGTGGTGGCAGTGGCGGGGGTAGCGGCGGTGGCAGGAACAGTGGCCCATATGGTG GTGGTTATGGAGGTAGCTCAGGTGGGGGTGGCGGCGGTGGCGGATATGGTGGGGGCTCCGGTGGACGACGGTTCTAA
- the LOC110532662 gene encoding heterogeneous nuclear ribonucleoprotein A1 isoform X1, with protein MSKEAPREPEQLRKLFIGGLSFETTDESLRAHFEQWGSLTDCVVMRDPANKRSRGFGFVTYAGVNEVDAAMEARPHKVDGRLVEPKRAVSREDSSRPGAHVTVKKIFVGGIKEDTEDSHLRDYFEQFGKIEVIDIMTDRNSGKKRGFAFVTFDDHDAVDRIVIQKYHTLNGHNCEVRKALSRQEMQTTGMGMRGGRGGGGGGGNYGRGGGYGGDADSSVSGGRGGGYGGGDGGYNNGYGGGDGGYGGGPGGYGGGGNRGYGGGQGGYGGGQGGGYGGGNGYNDYNNGNGNGGNFGGGKSMASPQEAAPVAGNFGGGGGGGGNGGGNGYNDFGSYNNQASNYGPMKGNNFGGSGGGGGSGGGGSGGGSGGGRNSGPYGGGYGGSSGGGGGGGGYGGGSGGRRF; from the exons ATGTCGAAGGAG GCCCCACGTGAACCCGAACAGCTCCGCAAGCTGTTCATCGGAGGTCTGAGCTTCGAAACCACGGATGAGAGTTTGCGAGCACACTTCGAACAATGGGGATCTCTTACAGATTGTGTG GTAATGAGAGATCCAGCCAACAAGCGCTCCAGGGGGTTTGGATTTGTCACCTATGCTGGTGTGAATGAGGTTGACGCTGCCATGGAAGCACGTCCCCACAAGGTTGATGGTAGGCTCGTAGAGCCGAAGAGGGCGGTGTCCAGAGAGGACTCCAGCCGACCAGGTGCTCATGTCACagtgaaaaaaatatttgttggggGTATCAAGGAAGACACAGAAGACTCCCACCTGCGAGACTACTTTGAGCAATTTGGCAAGATTGAAGTAATTGACATTATGACTGACCGCAACAGTGGCAAGAAGAGGGGCTTTGCCTTTGTCACGTTTGATGACCATGATGCAGTGGACAGGATTGTTA TTCAGAAGTACCACACACTGAACGGTCACAATTGCGAAGTGAGGAAAGCCTTGTCCAGACAGGAGATGCAGACTACAGGAATGGGTATGAGGGGTG gccgtggtggtggtggcggcggTGGCAACTATGGCAGAGGTGGGGGATACGGAG GTGATGCTGACTCGTCTGTTTCAGGAGGCAGAGGGGGTGGATATGGAGGTGGCGATGGTGGTTACAACAATGGTTATGGGGGAGGAGATG GTGGCTATGGAGGAGGACCtggtggttatggtggtggtggtaaccGTGGCTACGGTGGAGGACAAGGAGGTTATGGCGGAGGACAGGGTGGGGGCTACGGTGGCGGAAATGGTTATAACGACTACAACAATGGCAATGGCAACGGCGGGAACTTTGGCGGCGGTAAGTCCATGGCTTCACCACAAGAGGCAGCACCAGTTGCTG GTAACTTCGGCGGCGGTGGTGGTGGCGGCGGCAATGGTGGCGGAAATGGCTACAATGACTTTGGCAGCTACAACAACCAGGCTTCCAACTACGGCCCGATGAAGGGTAACAACTTTGGTGGCAGCGGTGGGGGTGGTGGCAGCGGCGGTGGTGGCAGTGGCGGGGGTAGCGGCGGTGGCAGGAACAGTGGCCCATATGGTG GTGGTTATGGAGGTAGCTCAGGTGGGGGTGGCGGCGGTGGCGGATATGGTGGGGGCTCCGGTGGACGACGGTTCTAA
- the LOC110532662 gene encoding heterogeneous nuclear ribonucleoprotein A1 isoform X2, whose product MSKEAPREPEQLRKLFIGGLSFETTDESLRAHFEQWGSLTDCVVMRDPANKRSRGFGFVTYAGVNEVDAAMEARPHKVDGRLVEPKRAVSREDSSRPGAHVTVKKIFVGGIKEDTEDSHLRDYFEQFGKIEVIDIMTDRNSGKKRGFAFVTFDDHDAVDRIVIQKYHTLNGHNCEVRKALSRQEMQTTGMGRGGGGGGGNYGRGGGYGGDADSSVSGGRGGGYGGGDGGYNNGYGGGDGGYGGGPGGYGGGGNRGYGGGQGGYGGGQGGGYGGGNGYNDYNNGNGNGGNFGGGKSMASPQEAAPVAGNFGGGGGGGGNGGGNGYNDFGSYNNQASNYGPMKGNNFGGSGGGGGSGGGGSGGGSGGGRNSGPYGGGYGGSSGGGGGGGGYGGGSGGRRF is encoded by the exons ATGTCGAAGGAG GCCCCACGTGAACCCGAACAGCTCCGCAAGCTGTTCATCGGAGGTCTGAGCTTCGAAACCACGGATGAGAGTTTGCGAGCACACTTCGAACAATGGGGATCTCTTACAGATTGTGTG GTAATGAGAGATCCAGCCAACAAGCGCTCCAGGGGGTTTGGATTTGTCACCTATGCTGGTGTGAATGAGGTTGACGCTGCCATGGAAGCACGTCCCCACAAGGTTGATGGTAGGCTCGTAGAGCCGAAGAGGGCGGTGTCCAGAGAGGACTCCAGCCGACCAGGTGCTCATGTCACagtgaaaaaaatatttgttggggGTATCAAGGAAGACACAGAAGACTCCCACCTGCGAGACTACTTTGAGCAATTTGGCAAGATTGAAGTAATTGACATTATGACTGACCGCAACAGTGGCAAGAAGAGGGGCTTTGCCTTTGTCACGTTTGATGACCATGATGCAGTGGACAGGATTGTTA TTCAGAAGTACCACACACTGAACGGTCACAATTGCGAAGTGAGGAAAGCCTTGTCCAGACAGGAGATGCAGACTACAGGAATGG gccgtggtggtggtggcggcggTGGCAACTATGGCAGAGGTGGGGGATACGGAG GTGATGCTGACTCGTCTGTTTCAGGAGGCAGAGGGGGTGGATATGGAGGTGGCGATGGTGGTTACAACAATGGTTATGGGGGAGGAGATG GTGGCTATGGAGGAGGACCtggtggttatggtggtggtggtaaccGTGGCTACGGTGGAGGACAAGGAGGTTATGGCGGAGGACAGGGTGGGGGCTACGGTGGCGGAAATGGTTATAACGACTACAACAATGGCAATGGCAACGGCGGGAACTTTGGCGGCGGTAAGTCCATGGCTTCACCACAAGAGGCAGCACCAGTTGCTG GTAACTTCGGCGGCGGTGGTGGTGGCGGCGGCAATGGTGGCGGAAATGGCTACAATGACTTTGGCAGCTACAACAACCAGGCTTCCAACTACGGCCCGATGAAGGGTAACAACTTTGGTGGCAGCGGTGGGGGTGGTGGCAGCGGCGGTGGTGGCAGTGGCGGGGGTAGCGGCGGTGGCAGGAACAGTGGCCCATATGGTG GTGGTTATGGAGGTAGCTCAGGTGGGGGTGGCGGCGGTGGCGGATATGGTGGGGGCTCCGGTGGACGACGGTTCTAA
- the LOC110532662 gene encoding heterogeneous nuclear ribonucleoprotein A1 isoform X3: MSKEAPREPEQLRKLFIGGLSFETTDESLRAHFEQWGSLTDCVVMRDPANKRSRGFGFVTYAGVNEVDAAMEARPHKVDGRLVEPKRAVSREDSSRPGAHVTVKKIFVGGIKEDTEDSHLRDYFEQFGKIEVIDIMTDRNSGKKRGFAFVTFDDHDAVDRIVIQKYHTLNGHNCEVRKALSRQEMQTTGMGMRGGRGGGGGGGNYGRGGGYGGDADSSVSGGRGGGYGGGDGGYNNGYGGGDGGYGGGPGGYGGGGNRGYGGGQGGYGGGQGGGYGGGNGYNDYNNGNGNGGNFGGGNFGGGGGGGGNGGGNGYNDFGSYNNQASNYGPMKGNNFGGSGGGGGSGGGGSGGGSGGGRNSGPYGGGYGGSSGGGGGGGGYGGGSGGRRF, from the exons ATGTCGAAGGAG GCCCCACGTGAACCCGAACAGCTCCGCAAGCTGTTCATCGGAGGTCTGAGCTTCGAAACCACGGATGAGAGTTTGCGAGCACACTTCGAACAATGGGGATCTCTTACAGATTGTGTG GTAATGAGAGATCCAGCCAACAAGCGCTCCAGGGGGTTTGGATTTGTCACCTATGCTGGTGTGAATGAGGTTGACGCTGCCATGGAAGCACGTCCCCACAAGGTTGATGGTAGGCTCGTAGAGCCGAAGAGGGCGGTGTCCAGAGAGGACTCCAGCCGACCAGGTGCTCATGTCACagtgaaaaaaatatttgttggggGTATCAAGGAAGACACAGAAGACTCCCACCTGCGAGACTACTTTGAGCAATTTGGCAAGATTGAAGTAATTGACATTATGACTGACCGCAACAGTGGCAAGAAGAGGGGCTTTGCCTTTGTCACGTTTGATGACCATGATGCAGTGGACAGGATTGTTA TTCAGAAGTACCACACACTGAACGGTCACAATTGCGAAGTGAGGAAAGCCTTGTCCAGACAGGAGATGCAGACTACAGGAATGGGTATGAGGGGTG gccgtggtggtggtggcggcggTGGCAACTATGGCAGAGGTGGGGGATACGGAG GTGATGCTGACTCGTCTGTTTCAGGAGGCAGAGGGGGTGGATATGGAGGTGGCGATGGTGGTTACAACAATGGTTATGGGGGAGGAGATG GTGGCTATGGAGGAGGACCtggtggttatggtggtggtggtaaccGTGGCTACGGTGGAGGACAAGGAGGTTATGGCGGAGGACAGGGTGGGGGCTACGGTGGCGGAAATGGTTATAACGACTACAACAATGGCAATGGCAACGGCGGGAACTTTGGCGGCG GTAACTTCGGCGGCGGTGGTGGTGGCGGCGGCAATGGTGGCGGAAATGGCTACAATGACTTTGGCAGCTACAACAACCAGGCTTCCAACTACGGCCCGATGAAGGGTAACAACTTTGGTGGCAGCGGTGGGGGTGGTGGCAGCGGCGGTGGTGGCAGTGGCGGGGGTAGCGGCGGTGGCAGGAACAGTGGCCCATATGGTG GTGGTTATGGAGGTAGCTCAGGTGGGGGTGGCGGCGGTGGCGGATATGGTGGGGGCTCCGGTGGACGACGGTTCTAA